Proteins encoded within one genomic window of Manis pentadactyla isolate mManPen7 chromosome 4, mManPen7.hap1, whole genome shotgun sequence:
- the FAM229A gene encoding protein FAM229A isoform X1: MQPSPSKPGSGRTADTCPKLPGLERPAAARAPAAAFSLEPASASRRTPRGLDMSAQETPQGRRLPLEAGDSPGLAAAPESQDSPEQAASTLPRLPLPDTAARAHRRLPGHGREPPGPGHLSAPAHGGSAGAGR; the protein is encoded by the exons ATGCAACCCTCCCCTTCGAAGCCCGGGTCTGGACGCACTGCAGACACCTGCCCGAAGCTGCCTGGACTGGAGCGTCCTGCTGCTGCCAGGGCACCGGCAGCTGCTTTCAGCCTGGAACCGGCCTCGGCCTCCCGCAG AACGCCCCGGGGCCTGGACATGAGTGCCCAGGAGACCCCGCAGGGTCGGAGATTACCGCTTGAGGCCGGAGATTCCCCTGGCCTTGCCGCCGCACCCGAGTCACAGGACAGTCCGGAGCAG GCCGCTTCGACGCTGCCCCGGCTGCCACTGCCTGACACTGCTGCACGTGCCCATCGACGTCTACCTGGCCATGGGCGGGAGCCCCCGGGCCCGGGCCACCTGAGTGCGCCTGCGCACGGAGGCTCCGCGGGAGCCGGGCGGTAA
- the FAM229A gene encoding protein FAM229A isoform X2, with translation MQPSPSKPGSGRTADTCPKLPGLERPAAARAPAAAFSLEPASASRRTPRGLDMSAQETPQGRRLPLEAGDSPGLAAAPESQDSPEQVPTEHNPVRPLRRCPGCHCLTLLHVPIDVYLAMGGSPRARAT, from the exons ATGCAACCCTCCCCTTCGAAGCCCGGGTCTGGACGCACTGCAGACACCTGCCCGAAGCTGCCTGGACTGGAGCGTCCTGCTGCTGCCAGGGCACCGGCAGCTGCTTTCAGCCTGGAACCGGCCTCGGCCTCCCGCAG AACGCCCCGGGGCCTGGACATGAGTGCCCAGGAGACCCCGCAGGGTCGGAGATTACCGCTTGAGGCCGGAGATTCCCCTGGCCTTGCCGCCGCACCCGAGTCACAGGACAGTCCGGAGCAGGTACCTACGGAGCACAACCCAGTCAG GCCGCTTCGACGCTGCCCCGGCTGCCACTGCCTGACACTGCTGCACGTGCCCATCGACGTCTACCTGGCCATGGGCGGGAGCCCCCGGGCCCGGGCCACCTGA
- the TSSK3 gene encoding testis-specific serine/threonine-protein kinase 3, whose protein sequence is MEDFLLSNGYELGKTIGEGTYSKVKEAFSKKHQRKVAIKIIDKMGGPEEFIQRFLPRELQIVHTLNHKNIIQVYEMLESADGKIYLVMELAEGGDVFDCVLNGGPLPESLAKALFHQMVEAIRYCHGCGVAHRDLKCENALLQGFNLKLTDFGFAKVLPKSCRELSQTFCGSTAYAAPEVLQGIPHDSKKGDVWSMGVVLYVMLCASLPFDDTNIPKMLWQQQKGVSFPTHLGISAECQDLLKRLLEPDMILRPSIEEVSWHPWLAST, encoded by the exons ATGGAGGACTTTCTCCTCTCCAATGGGTACGAGCTGGGCAAGACCATTGGGGAAGGGACCTACTCAAAAGTCAAAGAAGCATTTTCCAAAAAACACCAAAGAAAAGTGGCAATTAAAATTATAGACAAGATGGGAGGGCCAGAAG AATTTATCCAGAGATTCCTGCCTCGGGAGCTCCAGATTGTCCATACCCTGAACCACAAGAACATCATCCAGGTATATGAGATGTTGGAGTCTGCTGATGGGAAAATCTACCTGGTGATGGAGCTGGCTGAGGGAGGGGATGTCTTTGACTGTGTGTTGAATGGAGGGCCACTACCTGAGAGCCTGGCCAAGGCCCTTTTCCATCAGATGGTGGAGGCCATCCGCTACTGTCATGGCTGTGGCGTGGCTCACCGGGACCTCAAGTGTGAGAACGCCTTGCTGCAGGGTTTCAACCTGAAGCTGACTGACTTTGGCTTTGCCAAGGTGTTGCCCAAGTCATGCCGGGAGCTGAGCCAGACCTTCTGCGGCAGCACAGCCTACGCTGCCCCCGAGGTGCTGCAGGGTATTCCCCACGACAGCAAGAAGGGTGATGTCTGGAGCATGGGTGTGGTCCTGTATGTCATGCTCTGTGCCAGCCTACCTTTTGATGACACAAACATCCCTAAAATGCTGTGGCAGCAGCAGAAGGGGGTGTCCTTCCCCACCCATCTGGGCATCTCAGCCGAATGCCAGGACCTGCTCAAGCGGCTTCTGGAACCAGATATGATCCTCCGGCCTTCGATTGAAGAAGTTAGTTGGCATCCATGGCTAGCAAGCACTTGA